From the genome of Arvicola amphibius chromosome 9, mArvAmp1.2, whole genome shotgun sequence:
TCTCCCCTTCTCCATTGCCCAAACCTGGGAGTTAGGTCAGAAAtgctcaaagcaaacaaacaaaacaaacaaacaaaaaaaccctgctcTTGCCCTTGCCTTATATAGGGAGAGTTCCAAGATTATAGCTCTGGGGATTCACTCATATTTAGAAATTTCTTGTTATTATTGACGACAATATTCTCAAACCTCCTTTGTTTGGGCTTTTCTTACTCGGCTCCATAGGACTGCTATATATTTGCAGCCTGCTGGAATCATTTCATCTGCTCAGATACTTTCACCATGTCCACCCAGGGCTTGACCCTGATCTTTTTATACAGTCTCCTGGAATTCCCCTGCCTTTGTTACCCTAACCTGCTCCACCCCTACTATAAAACCACTCAAAAAGCCATCCAAGcatcaaataaatgaaagaattctAGCTTCACAGATTGTTGGATATGAGTCCCCACGTTCCTTACCAAAAGATGCATCCCTTCCCTGGTTAATCTTTTGAATCAGATTGCCACCAactcccacctccccatccaggCAACCGTCATAGACGACACTACTGACTTCATTAGAGTGTTCAAATTCTCATTCTCTTTGACATTCATCACTGTAGCTGGACCAATACTCTGGATTAAAGTTAACCCGGCTGGCCTCCATTTGTATGAAAGGCTGCTACTCCAGGCCTCTCCAAAAAAAACCTTTCCAttgcagctgggcatggtggcacatacctttaaatcccagcactggggaggcgaaggcaggtggatctctgtgaatctgagactAACCTGttctacgtagcaagttccaggacaactaggactacatagtggacttccatttaaaaatttaaaaataatttgattgaATTAATggccaattttttaaaattaaaaaaaaagatagaaacaaGTGCCacgaacacacacaacaccagtGTGCTTCTTCCCACCACAAAGCAGGACGCTTACAGCTTCATGTCCCTAGGCTGCATCGTCGACATCCTAGCAGGAGAGGAAAGGCCAAAGGCGAAGCTTGCTATACAGGATCGGATGGCCATCTCTCCCTTTTTACCAGTTAACCAGCTGAGATGGTCATCTTTACAAATGGGAATTTTTTATCGGCTGTGGGGTTACTTTTCTCTCTAggttttatcaaaaaaaaaaaaaaaaaaaaaggaaggaaggaaggaaggaaggaaaagaaaaaaagccacaacAGTCCCTTCCTGTGATACTGAGCGTTCTGCTCTGAGGTAAAGCAGAGGGAGGGTCAAGGGTTCTCGAGCTGTGGGTCTGAGAGCAGCTTCAGAATTTATCTTCAGTTCCTAACACAGTCTCTaaaatcttgttaattttctatttatttttatcatctcTTTCTGACTTAGAACTCTTACTATTAATTTGTGAATTACCAATTTTTTCAacgttttttctttctttagatgtGTTTAAAATCCAGCTGAAACAGGCTGCCCTGTTTGTGATCTATAATCCTATTACCTAGGACATCTCATTTAGCAGGCGCACACAACAATTTAGAGGCATTAAGTGCTCCCTGGAGAGGGAAGCACAAAGTCATCATCAGTTAGATGCCCCTCGTTTTCTTTTAAAACCCGTGCAATTTGAATTAGCAGTTATCAAGCATAAAACCCAGCTGGAGTACcaaataatgttttgttttgtttttttccccccaaagttTCCCTCTCCTTTAAAttaggtggtggaggaggagtcagagatgAGACTGACAAATTAGCTAACCAAAATGCCTCCAGAGGtctgaaaatcaagaaaaacaaaccaaatagtGAGGAagagcaaacagacaaaaaaaaaaaaaaaaaaaagacaccttaAAACAAAGGTTTTGAAAACAACCCCCTAAAAAATAGTCAACAGGATCCTAACAGTCAGATTAGAATAAACAATACATTGACCTTCCACCAAACCAAGGGAGGTCGGAGCCCCAGAAAGAGCTCACAACAGGCATCTGAGGAGGCCATGCTGGGTGATGGGTACAAAGGCTGCTGCTGTCAGCTGGTGCAGGTCTAGGAGAATCTTCCGCTGGAAGTGGATTGTCCTTGAGGCCCTGACTTTGAGTACCATAACAGTCAAGGCAAAAACGCAGTTCTAGCCTTAAAGGGAGTAAGCgatagtttattctggaaccAAAACCATAAATAACCACTGTTCAGGAGCATAGATTCAGGTTTCCTCGGTTCTATGTTCCAATATGGTAACCTTCCCACCACATTttcatagtaacagaacaaagaaagctgtAAATTACAATGTTTTTAAATACAGTGGCTGAGGGGGGTGGGACCACTGGAGCCATAGTCATGAGGATTgcagtttggatccccagaatgcATAGAAACGGCCGGTGGGTGTGTCTGCCCACCTGTAATTCCTGTGAAGGCAGAGATGGACCTGTAGAGCAAGTTGCCAGACTAGACACACAAGTGAGCTttgggttcagcaagagaccttgcctcagtgaacaaggtggaaggtgatcAAGAAATAATTTGgccagccaggtatggtggtacatgcctttgatcccagcactcgggaggcagaggcaggtagatctctatgagtttgaggccagcctggtctacagagtgagttccaggatagccagggctgcccagagaaactctgtctcaaaacactaaaaaacaaaacaaaagcatcaacgaaaaaaaaactttaaccaTCAGCCTTGGCCTCCAcgggaatgcacacacatgcacatacacactccctgcacacatgtgcccacatgcatgtgaacatgcatactcatgtgtgcacagacacatgaaaaGGTTGGAAAGAATGGGTAAGCACGCCGTAGCAAAGCTGAATGGGGCGGTCTCTGTTGAAGACCCAGACTCTCTGGAGACAGTCTTAATTTTTGGATTGGTAAAAGCTCGGGGTGGCTAAGAAGACACTTTATAggttggtatttttgttttttagtgtggTCCCAAAGCTGTTACGTTAAACATAGGATGAGCAACGAATGACTTTCAAAGGGACTGAAAATAGTCCAAGATCATTTGGCTCAGGACTACCACATTTTAACACTCAATAATCACTAAGTGCAGTCTTTGGGCCTTCTAGAATCTAAAACGTAGGTGTGCTTCCCACTTGGGTTAACTTCTGCTGAAAATGAATCCCCATATCCCCCCGTTACTCATATACCCTgagtgcacacactcatgcacacaagaATGCATGGAGTACCCACTCCATCTCTCTTGTCTATGACTCCTTCCCAGGCCCTATCGCCTAGCACTTAGTACCCAGCAAGTAATAAAACAGCACATTTGGTctgctctttctgtctcctctgatGCCTCCCCACCCTGCTTATTATGGGGTATGGGTGGTGCAGAGTCCTGGAGGGAACTGAGTGGGAAAAGGACAAAACCCCCTTGAGCCCATAGTGTCTACCACTTTCCAGCCCCTGATCCTGGACCAGTGGAGCCAGAGACTAGACCCAGCCCCAATCTCCCATGCACAACAGTGCTTAACTGGGATGTTCCACCTCACAACTCAGAACCAGGCTGTGAGGATGCTCAGGGAAGGTCAGAGAGCAAGGCGTGGAGAGGAGAAATCTGAATGGAAGCAGTCTGGCATTTCCTGCAAACCAGTGAAGACTTCCATCTCAACACCcgcccacttccctccctccctcgttcctccctctccctccctccctccctccctccctccctctttccctccctcccttttcccatctctcccttccttccttccttccttccttccttccttccttccttccttccttccttccttcctgttttcctaagatttatattatgtgtgttcatgctttgcctgcatgtatgtacctgCATCATACATGtgtctggtacccacagaagtcagaagaggaagatggatcccctggaactgaagttatggatggctgcgagcctccatgtgggttctgggaactaaacccaagTTCTCTCTGCAATAGcagctcttaacagctgagccatcatgCTTCCGTTTTTAAGGGAAGCTGAGTGTTGAACCCAAGGACTGTAtatgctagacaaatgctctaccattgaTCCCATCTTATCCTTGATAGCCTGTCTCTCTCAAAACCACTTCTCATGCTTGAAGTGGGAGCAATAGGATGAACTAAGCACATCAGGGGCAAAAGTGCTGTGTGCTTGGTGCCATGGGAGGGGAACCCTGTGCCCCCAGGGacacagagagcagggagggcACAGGGATACCCACTGATGCTGACAGACAGCTGCCCACGGGGCTGGAGGACTCCATTGATTCCCAAGCAGTCAAACTGCTCCAGagcgtgggaggcagaggacaccTGTGGCCCTGCACAGCAGTCACAGTGCCAAACTCTTCTCTGATGAAGATGTCAGTGAACCAAGGGCAAATCTGTGACACAAACATCCTGACTGAACACTGCCTGTTTAACATGGCAATGTTTTAAAATGCGGCACTAGGGCCTGGGTGACTTGCCATCAGGAAACCTGGCAATGGGACTCAGCGAATTATCTGTTTACGAAGCCAGGGACACGTGTGGTTGTGCTAACAGATGGCaaagagcttttctttgaaattcatcAGACATTCTtgactttaaaaatcaaattgaaaTATGGATAAACAGTCTAAGGTGAGTAATGGCCTGGGAGCATAGTCTTTAGCTAGTGGAAAGGccttctggaaaaaaaacaaaacaaaacaaaacaaacaaacaacaacaacaaaaaaaaaacctcaagggCTGCTGACACCATTCAGCTACATTGCAGAGTCTGGGCCATGAACATAGAAACTGACCAGAAAACAAAAGCTGGAATCCAGGCTGGATGTCTTCACTTGCAAACCATTGTGGTTTTAGGCCTTGATGAGGCCAATGGTGACTTTAGAAGCAGGgagtttccttccctcccctctagttgtggtgtggtgtgcatcTGTCTCAATGTGCAGACCCTTCTGCATATTTGGAACCCACCTTCCCACCACAGGATTTAGAAATTACACCTCCCAGGCCCAAGGCCCAAGTGCAGCTTACCGCTCAGAGGCTGTGAGTAGGGTTGGCTTAGGGAGAAGTGATTCGGAGCCGCCACCCCAGGGGTGGGGCCATGTAGCTGGTGTAGCACATGTCTCTGCTGAACTCTACCTTCGACTCACCAGCGAAGTCCTATGAAACCCTGTGCCCAAGCTATCAGGCAGACTCTGGGGTCTGCACTACAGTGGGCATTGTGTGTTCAAGGACCACTCAGCTAGCTGAAGAGCATGGAGTAGTATTCCTGCTGCTCCATTTCTAGACCTAGCTTCTCACCAAGGAGGCCTATGCTTGTCTTATTCAGTGCAGCCATTCCTGGTGTCTTCACAGGTGGTGCCTAAGGAAGAGTGGGGAAAGCAGATATCACATCTGTCACTAGGTATCTGTGAAAACTCGTGTCAGCCCAGTGGTCATCAGCCAAGAGGATCTTCTTCTTTGCATGTGTTGATTCCCCAAAACTGTCCCTTCTGGGGATGCCTGTGGCCCACCATCACTGCCCTCAGATCCAGGACCTTGGGGGTACATTCATGACAGGAATGTCCTAGCTGAGTGGACCCCCCTCCACTTGATGACATGCTCCCTCCTGAAATGTCTGAGTGCCTCCTCCTAGGGGTATCTGTTCACCTCTCAGAGAGGCAAACGAGGTGTCAGCTTCTGGAAGCACAAGGGCCTGTCAGTGGTTCTCATTTGCTTGTTCATACAGAGTGGGCCacttacaaacaaaatatcacccaGAATCAGCTTCCCAAACAAATATGAATAATTAGATTTAGAAGCAAAGGGACACCCCATTAAACTATGGATTGCCCAGTGATACACACCTAGAGAGATAAGCAGCCGGTGTGAAGGAAGCTACAGGAGCCTACAGAGTGATGTTATTCCGGAGTCCCTGAAGTATCTGAGTGAGAAGGACCGCGCCTGCAGCCCAGTTTCAGACCCCAGGGAGCGAACTCTAAACAGATTCTAACAGAGGAGACTCTGGGAGACTTCACTGATATCTGAATCAAGGGGAGAAGTGGCAATGTTCCCAGAGGAGTCATGAGTGTGTGTCACTTGCCTCagagccattgaaatgcttttcCGAATTGAGAAGGCACAGCAAAGGCCTGTGCGGCAGAACCCACAGGGTAGTGAATCTTGAGCATCCTGTCCAGGCTGGAATGCACCATGTTGTAAAGGTCATGTTTTAAATCCGCGTGGAAATCAGGCTGCTGGGTTACACGACGCTGAAAGACAGTAGCCGCTCGGAAGAGCTCCCTCTTGCCACAACGTAGCTCAGGTGGACGGATGCCTGAGTGTAGCTACCGAACCTGTCAACACCCAAGAAACACACAGTGTGGGTTCACAAGAAGACAGAGATGGTTCTGGGGCAGGAAGCCCCAGACTGTACGAGAATTAGACAGGCCTCAGTGTTCCCAGCCTCAGAGCGCACACAGAGTAACACAGAGTAAGACAGAAGGAAGTACCCATCAAACTGCCAGCCCTACAAAGGAGATGTGTATACCAGGAAGAGACCAAGGCCGGCATGGGAGGTCAGCAAGAAGGCGCCAGGAGCTCCTCAAGGGACACTGTGGCTATTGAACCTCGAGGACATTCAGCTGTTGCCCACATGATGTCAGATGGGATGCCAGAAAGGCTCTATCCTGTATCCACTGGATGAACAGAAACTCCTGACAATACACAGCCAGAAAGGACACAAGAGCTTGGCAGGACAGAGTCATCGCCTTGTTAGAGGATCTATTTCAGCCTAAGATTTCCTCTCTGCGCACCTCCCCCTTCCTCAGAATCACCCCTTCACGTCTGATCACCTCAGACcgtagcacagtggttctcaatctttctaatactgtgaccttttaatacaattcttcatggagtggtgacccccaactgtaaAACTATTTCGTTGCTAATTCGTGACtctaattttgcttctgttataaatcataatataaatatctagtatgaaggatatctgatatgcgaccccagtgaaaaggtcatttgaccccaaaggcaTCACAACCCACAGGCTGGGACCCACTGCACAGGAGGACAAGGACAGACCCTCCAAAGCCAGTGACAgaaatctggggggggggggggaacctctCCCTTAGAGGTGGCTAAGTCGAGCAGTGCTGTCCATTCCCAGGACATGTCAGAGCTTGGAAACCACAGATCCCTCTGTAACTCCCTAGGAGGGCTTTGCTAAGGAGCTGCTTGGCAAAATGGGCCAGGAGGGGAACGAGACAGCTCAGCCCATGAAGGCACATGCAACCAAGCCTGAtgctgagtttcatccccagaacccacatggtagaacgagagagaaccaactcccccaTGTTGTCTTCTATCCTTCATGTGTGCACCACGCACACATTCACAATACAACAAaactaaatgtaattttaaaaacaagtaaagacCAGGGATGCAGGGAGCACTCAGCCCTGTCCTCCCAGCCTGTACCTAACACCACTATGGAAGGCACCCCAATGCCACACCAAAACTGACCACTGGAACGCTCCTTGAGATGAGGATATTGGCAGCTCAGAGAAGGTTGCTGGAGGGGCCCGACCCTCTGTGCCTGCTACCCTTCCCTCAGGAGCCCCTCAGGGGTACAACAAGAGAGCTTCCCTTCTAATTTCATGTATTTCTTCAACGAGGCCAAaatcttcctcctccttgttctTAAGGACCATTCAGACAATGCATTTGGCACATACAGGTTTGCCTGAACGAATGTGGACTCCAAGCTCGTCTCCAGCCGGCAGCTTGGTCTTCCAGAAGCTTCAAGGACTTCTCCCAGGCAGCCAGCACTTGCAGCCTTCCTGCTACTTCCATATACATCCTTTCCCACCACCTGCTGTATTCTGGgctccccaggcaccaggcaccagGCACCAGCAGAGGCAGCACTTTAGAAGGTGAGAGGCAGAAGGGCCCATTGCTGCCAGGTTCAAATGCAAAAGGGACTAACCTTTCTTCTGTCCGAGTTCAGACATCAGCAATCAATGATGACAGGAAGCTCCGCCCTCCCAGTCCCCCACCTGAACCCTACTCCTGTCACCTATGTATGGTACCCAGGAACAATGTCAAGGCTAGATCCTACAGGAACTAGTTCCCTTTCTGGGCAGGGCCAGGGCCCAGCAGTGACCATGGATTTAGGTCAGCTACAGGTGGCATGGGGGGAAGCAATGGCCAAAATTCAGGCCTCAGGGAATGCGTGGGGTGTCCACTAAGTGTCACCGGGTGAGCCTGTCCACACAAACCATCTGTGGAACATCTGGCAAGGAGCAGAAGGCAGGGCTGGACTCAGGGAGGaaactgaagaccagcagctGGGGCGGAAGGGCCAGGACTGCTCATCTACCTGTACAGTCTTCCCCATCTTGCCCGCCTTTGCCACCTTGCACGGGGACCAGCGTCTTCAGGGCTCAGAACTCCATCCATGCGGGACCACATCTCAGAGTGGGGCAGCAGGCGCAGATATCCAGGGAAGGAGCAGAGCCCAGGAAGTGAGGGTTCCACTTCCACCTCAAGCAACCCCAGGGCCTTCAACCACCCCAGGGTTTTCAGCCACCCAAACCCAAGCCCCTGGGGATTCAGGGCAGGTAGAAGCAAAAGAGAGCTGGACAGGCGCACAGGTCTTCAGTTGGGCAAATGTGCATCCCCAGGCAGGGTGTGAATGTGTATCTGGACACACCACATGAGGTGATAGGGATGCTGGGGAGGGTATTTCAGCGCCTGTGTGGGCAGGCAACTGTAAGTGTGACCGTGTGACTGTAAGTGGAGTAGGCACTGACTGCGGTCTGTTGGCACCGGCAGAAGGCACATACGCAGGCTGCCCATGTGCACTGTGGAAGGCATCTAGAAGCACCTTATACCCGTGGTGAGTTTGCAAAATTCTCACACCTCCTCCGCAGCCCCACAGTGTGATCCTATCCATCTTAGCTCCCACCCCACCTTCCTTAAGTGTCCCAAGCAGCCCTACTCAGGGCATCTCCAGGTGTCCCAGCATATACACCCACCACTCTGAACCCCTGACCACACCCTCACCTGTCAGGTGTTGGGGGCCTGGCCCGGCCCTTGCTCCCTaccaagaccctccccacccccaacacccaGGCTCAGATCCAGGCACAAGACTCAGAAGTGACTTTATTTCTCTGTAGTTAATACCCCTCAGGCCAGGGTGTTGGGCTGTCCCTGGCTTGGTTTCCCTCCCCTCCGGGACCTGGAGGGTCCctgtcccctgccctccccctccccccaccccagcttcctgCCAGGATGTCTGGTCTCCTGGACATGTCCAGCTGCCCGGGATATGGAGCTGGTGGGGAAACGGAGAAGGCTCACATCTAGGGAGGTTGAGAGCCACAGACCTTGTTGCCAAGCTCTTGCTGTCCCAACCCTAGCCAGGCCAGGCTGGGGACGGGGCAGCAACTGGCTCAGGGGACAAGCTCCAAGGCcctgcaggagggagggaggggcctcAGGGCTGAGCCCAGAGGAGAGCAGGCCCCAGGCTCAGCAGGAGCCCCCCAGCCAGGGCCCAGGGGCTACGCCCCACTGCTGGCGCCCCATTGCAAAGATCTTTCTCGCAGCAGTCCACGTCGACTTTTAAGATTCCAGAGTTAATGAACCCCATCAGATAGTCTGAGAAAAAGTGCCGCTTAACGAATTCGCAGGAGGACGCGCACATCTTGTTCACAGAATGATCCTTCCTGCCTGGGGGGAAAGAATAAGGCATGATGCTGAGGTCCATCTCCATCTGAGCGCTGTCCCTCCCCCCCAGGACCCGGGGTCCTAAAGATCAGTTTCGGACTTGGAGCCagggaggagcaagccagtgtcgtcttgcctcaaactcatgctCTTGTCCCAGGCAAGAGGAATTAATGGGACACCTCTGACCTCTCCCCACAGTTACCTTTCAGTAGCCCCCGCGCCCTTACCAGGTCCAGTCTTACTGCTGCTGGGGTCAGTAATCCGCACGCTGGCACAAACGGTATCAGTCGGCTGGCACTGCTTCGGGGCGCAATGGCTGGAATTGGCCAGGGTGCAGTCCTGGCACCACAGGCCATAGGCTAGGCAGGGCACGGGGAGGGGGATGACCAGAGGAACCCAGGCCTGAACAGCCAGACCCTGCACCCCCTTTTCCCCAACCTGCTGCAGCTGTTATGGCAGACCCATGCCCATAGACGACTTCCACTCCCACAAGACCCGACCAAAGGGTTTCTAGGCTGACCCTGTGGCTAAATCTgcacatcctccctcccccattctcttACTTCTCCACACAGTACCCTCAAAGATGGGAGGTTTCCAAGACAGGAAAGTCCCACCCGACTTAATAGGAAGCCCGTTGGACCTCTGAGAATGAGGGACCTCTACGTAGTACCAGAAGCCCGGTGGAAAGGCGCTGGATGCCTTCGGGTGGGGGAGAGCCACGGTAGCTGGAGCTGAGATATGGGTGGTGGTCCACTCATATGGGACCCTTCCCCTCGGGCCCCCGACTCACCCGGCGAGGGGCACAGCAGCAAGGCCAGCAGTGCCAGGCCGAGGCTCTTCATGGCCACAGGCAGCATGCTCTGAGAGAGCCTGAGAGAGAAGCGGGGGCTGCAGACAGGAGTCCTCTGGGGGGCAGGCCTGGAGGGGAATAGCCTCAATCAGAGGACCCAACATCAAGGACCCCTCTGTTTTCGGACCCAGGAAACGACCATTCCCCAGGAATCACGGGGAAGTGGGGGGATGTCCTTCCAGGAGCCTGAgatgccccacccccaacccattACCCAGAGCATCCACCATCACCGTCTCCCCGCCAGGGAAGAGAAATTTGCCCTCTCTAGTGAGGTGGCCGCCCAGAGGTCCCCACAACCTTCGCCCTGCACCTGCGTGAGGAGGGTGTCTTCTCTCCCCAGGGAGCTGTAGGTGCGTCCGGACAGGAAAGGCGGGAGGAGGAAGCGCACCTTACCTGCCGGCGAGGGAGGGATGCACGCCGCGTCCCCGTCCTTGTCCCCACCCCTGGGCTGGGGGGCCGGGAACCCCGCGCCGAGTCCCCTCCCCTGGTCCC
Proteins encoded in this window:
- the Ly6h gene encoding lymphocyte antigen 6H isoform X1 — its product is MPAPQRTPVCSPRFSLRLSQSMLPVAMKSLGLALLALLLCPSPAYGLWCQDCTLANSSHCAPKQCQPTDTVCASVRITDPSSSKTGPGRKDHSVNKMCASSCEFVKRHFFSDYLMGFINSGILKVDVDCCEKDLCNGAPAVGRSPWALAGGLLLSLGPALLWAQP
- the Ly6h gene encoding lymphocyte antigen 6H isoform X2 translates to MLPVAMKSLGLALLALLLCPSPAYGLWCQDCTLANSSHCAPKQCQPTDTVCASVRITDPSSSKTGPGRKDHSVNKMCASSCEFVKRHFFSDYLMGFINSGILKVDVDCCEKDLCNGAPAVGRSPWALAGGLLLSLGPALLWAQP